A genomic segment from Bradyrhizobium sp. CB1015 encodes:
- the cbbX gene encoding CbbX protein: MLDVPHAAMTEHSETRFDLRKEAESAGITETLQQLDQELIGLKPVKNRVRQIASLLLIERIRQRAGLASAPPTLHMSFTGNPGTGKTTVALRMARILHGLGFVRRGQVISVTRDDLVGQYIGHTAPKTKEILKKAMGGVLFIDEAYYLHRPDNERDYGQESIEILLQVMENQREDLVVILAGYGERMTSFFASNPGFRSRIAHHIEFPDYAEAELLVIAELMLKERGYRFSAAAREAFETYIALRRTQPFFSNARSIRNAVDRIRLRQADRLVSDLDRMLDVAELETIDAMDVLASRVFSGGADARSAVP; the protein is encoded by the coding sequence ATGCTCGATGTCCCCCACGCAGCCATGACCGAACATAGCGAGACCCGTTTCGATCTCCGCAAGGAGGCCGAAAGCGCCGGAATCACCGAGACGCTGCAACAGCTCGATCAGGAGCTGATCGGGCTCAAGCCGGTGAAGAATCGCGTGCGCCAGATCGCCTCGCTGCTGCTGATCGAACGCATCCGGCAGCGTGCGGGGCTGGCATCGGCGCCGCCCACGCTGCACATGTCGTTCACCGGCAATCCCGGCACCGGCAAGACCACCGTGGCGCTGCGCATGGCCAGGATCCTGCACGGGCTCGGCTTCGTGCGGCGCGGACAGGTGATCTCGGTGACGCGCGACGATCTCGTCGGCCAGTATATCGGCCACACCGCGCCGAAGACCAAGGAGATCCTGAAGAAGGCGATGGGGGGCGTGCTGTTCATCGACGAAGCCTACTATCTGCATCGTCCCGACAACGAGCGCGACTACGGCCAGGAATCGATCGAGATCCTGCTCCAGGTGATGGAGAACCAGCGCGAGGACCTGGTCGTGATCCTCGCCGGCTACGGCGAGCGGATGACGAGCTTCTTCGCCTCCAATCCCGGCTTCCGCTCGCGCATCGCCCACCACATCGAATTTCCCGACTATGCAGAGGCCGAGCTGCTCGTCATTGCCGAGTTGATGCTGAAGGAGCGCGGCTATCGCTTCTCGGCCGCAGCGCGCGAGGCGTTCGAGACATACATCGCGCTGCGCCGGACCCAGCCGTTCTTCTCCAATGCACGTTCGATCCGCAACGCCGTCGACCGCATCCGCCTGCGGCAGGCCGATCGGCTGGTATCCGATCTCGATCGCATGCTCGATGTCGCAGAGCTCGAAACCATCGATGCCATGGACGTGCTCGCGAGCCGCGTGTTCAGCGGCGGTGCGGATGCGCGGAGTGCAGTGCCATGA
- the rpe gene encoding ribulose-phosphate 3-epimerase, with amino-acid sequence MTKEIMIAPSILAADFARLGDEVAAIDAAGADWIHCDVMDGHFVPNISFGADVIKAIRPYTKKPFDVHLMIAPTDPYLEAFAKAGADIVTVHAEAGAHLDRSLQAIRSLGSKAGVSLCPSTPETVIENVLDRIDLVLVMTVNPGFGGQSFIASQIDKIRRIRTMIGERPIRLEVDGGVTRDNAAAVAAAGADTLVAGSAVFRGKSAAEYAANIAALRIAAETGRVPRPQDGSAPAKRTGESALIR; translated from the coding sequence ATGACGAAGGAGATCATGATCGCTCCCTCGATCCTCGCCGCGGATTTCGCGCGCCTCGGCGACGAGGTCGCCGCGATCGACGCCGCTGGGGCCGACTGGATCCATTGCGACGTCATGGACGGACACTTCGTGCCGAACATCAGCTTCGGTGCCGATGTCATCAAGGCGATCCGCCCCTATACGAAGAAGCCGTTCGACGTGCATTTGATGATCGCGCCGACCGATCCCTATCTCGAGGCGTTCGCAAAGGCCGGAGCGGACATCGTCACGGTGCACGCCGAAGCGGGTGCGCATCTCGACCGCTCGCTCCAGGCGATCCGCTCGCTCGGCAGCAAGGCTGGCGTCAGCCTTTGTCCGTCGACGCCGGAGACGGTGATCGAAAATGTGCTCGATCGTATCGATCTCGTGCTGGTGATGACGGTCAATCCAGGCTTTGGCGGCCAATCCTTCATCGCATCGCAGATCGACAAGATCAGGCGGATCAGGACCATGATCGGCGAGCGGCCGATCCGGCTCGAGGTGGATGGCGGTGTCACGCGCGACAATGCCGCGGCTGTGGCTGCAGCAGGCGCCGACACGCTGGTCGCAGGCTCCGCCGTGTTTCGCGGCAAGAGCGCTGCCGAATACGCCGCCAATATCGCGGCTCTTCGCATCGCCGCGGAGACGGGCCGGGTTCCGAGGCCGCAAGATGGTTCCGCGCCCGCGAAGCGGACCGGAGAGAGTGCGCTCATCCGGTAG
- a CDS encoding universal stress protein, which produces MYKDILVHIPTERPMRPAIEGSISLAAKLNAHLDAVAVGYVATSAAYVMEGGAAVAAVFELERERAVERAEAALAVFKSEAANAGISHTCHALGAIPVDAAGSLGEMARLHDLSIVLQPDPAQGGFDNDVPSEILFQAGGPVLFLPYTFRGAFKANRIGICWDGSRVAARAMRDAAPFLARAEEIVIISVNETDAVAGEASAGGLARHLGRRGLSTRTVGLTATRADIQPIILSLAADESLDLLVMGGYGHSRLQERVLGGVTRAMLEAMTVPTLMSH; this is translated from the coding sequence ATGTACAAAGACATTCTCGTCCACATTCCCACCGAACGTCCCATGCGTCCTGCGATCGAGGGCTCGATCTCGCTCGCCGCGAAGCTCAACGCGCATCTCGACGCGGTCGCGGTCGGCTATGTCGCCACCAGTGCGGCGTACGTCATGGAAGGCGGCGCGGCCGTTGCGGCCGTGTTCGAGCTGGAGCGCGAGCGCGCCGTGGAGCGGGCCGAGGCTGCGCTTGCGGTATTCAAGAGCGAGGCGGCGAACGCCGGCATCTCCCATACCTGCCACGCACTCGGCGCGATCCCGGTGGATGCAGCCGGCTCGCTCGGCGAGATGGCGCGGCTGCACGACCTCAGCATCGTGCTCCAGCCCGATCCGGCGCAAGGCGGGTTCGACAATGACGTGCCGAGCGAGATCCTATTCCAGGCGGGCGGCCCAGTGCTGTTCCTTCCCTATACCTTCCGTGGAGCCTTCAAGGCGAACCGGATCGGCATCTGCTGGGACGGCAGTCGCGTTGCCGCCCGCGCCATGCGTGACGCAGCCCCATTCCTGGCCCGCGCCGAAGAGATCGTGATCATCAGCGTCAACGAGACCGATGCCGTCGCCGGCGAAGCTTCAGCAGGCGGTCTGGCCAGACATCTCGGCCGGCGCGGACTGTCGACCCGCACGGTCGGCCTGACGGCAACCCGCGCCGACATTCAGCCGATCATTCTGTCGCTGGCGGCCGACGAGAGTCTCGATCTCCTGGTGATGGGCGGCTACGGCCATTCGCGGTTGCAAGAGCGCGTTCTCGGGGGCGTCACCCGCGCCATGCTGGAAGCCATGACGGTCCCGACGCTGATGTCCCATTGA